From a region of the Columba livia isolate bColLiv1 breed racing homer unplaced genomic scaffold, bColLiv1.pat.W.v2 Scaffold_2021, whole genome shotgun sequence genome:
- the LOC135577955 gene encoding mucin-2-like isoform X1, with protein MGDGTGGTDGHGDGTGGTDGHGTGGTDGHRDETGGTDGHGTGGTDGHGTGGTDGHGTGGTDGHGDGTGGTDGHGDGTGGTDGHKGLGDPKVEEPGDATSTVDEPKDIGGATTMVAKPKALGDATTEALGDATTSMGPPKALGDATTEVHGDATTMVDLPKALGDATTMVKKHKTRRAVTTMMGKPKALGDATTEAHGDATTVVDPPKALADPKSEPLGDATTVVKRPRTCRGGTTRMDPPKALGDATTTMDPPKALGDATTEPPGDATTAMDPPRPLGDATTVVKRPRTRRGGTTRMDKPEALGDATTTMDKPQTHGDPNPGLPVDATTTMDPPKALGDATTEAPGDATTVVKRPKTRRGVTTTINTPKAHGDPNTEALGDATTMVKKPRTRRGVTTMMDKPKTHRDVTTMMDPPKALGHPNTEAVGDATTMMDKPEAHGGPTSEPLGDATTMMDPPKALGDATIMVKRPKTRRGVTTTINAPKALAERNTEPLGDATTMMDKPKAHGDPNAETLGDATTMVKKPRTRRGVTTTMDPPKALGDAKSEALGGATTMMGKPKAHGHPSTEALGGATTMMGKRKAHGHPSTEALGDATTVVDPPKALGDATTMVGKPKAHGHPSTEALGDATTMMGKLKAHGHRSTKPLGDATTEALGDATTTMDPPKALGGPTSEPLGDATTTIDPPNPPAGAAAPPRPSPPFPCGACAKSYPTLSKLAIHVRAHTGERPFPCPDCPKAFADPSVLRKHRRGHAGVRPHRCALCPKAYAELKDLRNHQRAHTGERPYLCAECGKSFGRSSSLSCHQRIHAPRKPFACDVCGKSFTQLSSYQSHRRVHTGERPFLCPQCGRMFADPSSFRRHQRAHQGVKPYGCRECGKAFRQPADLALHRRTHTGERPWACGDCGKSFVASWDLKRHRLTHGAERPWRCPDCGRGFRERGALGKHRRAHSGERPWACASCGKGFGGRAGLRKHERTHGEGAAGKMAAGEGGGRGGGGGWGRGRRGGGWRQYGRRAGAQYGRRRCGWRQYGRQSGAQYGRRRYGWRQYGRQSGAQYG; from the coding sequence ATGGGGGACGGAACCGgcgggacagacggacacgggGATGGAACCGGTGGGACAGATGGACATGGAACCGGCGGGACAGATGGACACAGGGATGAAACCGgcgggacagacggacacggaACCGgtgggacagacggacatggaACCGGTGGGACAGATGGACATGGAACTGGTGGGACAGATGGACACGGGGACGGAACCGgcgggacagacggacacgggGATGGAACCGgcgggacagacggacacaaAGGTCTTGGGGATCCCAAGGTGGAAGAGCCTGGAGATGCCACCAGCACGGTGGATGAACCCAAAGATATTGGAGGTGCCACCACCATGGTGGCCAAACCCAAAGCTCTTGGAGATGCCACCACCGAAGCCCTTGGAGATGCCACCACCTCGATGGGTCCACCCAAAGCTCTTGGAGATGCCACCACCGAAGTGCATGGAGATGCCACCACCATGGTGGATCTCCCCAAAGCTCTTGGAGATGCCACCACCATGGTCAAGAAACACAAAACCCGCAGGGCTGTCACAACCATGATGGGCAAACCCAAAGCTCTTGGAGATGCCACCACCGAAGCCCATGGAGATGCCACCACCGTGGTGGACCCACCCAAAGCTCTTGCAGATCCCAAGTCTGAACCCCTTGGAGACGCCACCACCGTGGTCAAGAGACCCAGAACCTGCAGGGGTGGCACCACCAGGATGGACCCACCCAAAGCTCTTGGAGATGCCACCACCACGATGGATCCCCCCAAAGCTCTTGGAGATGCCACCACCGAACCCCCTGGAGATGCCACCACTGCGATGGATCCCCCGAGACCTCTTGGAGACGCCACCACCGTGGTCAAGAGACCCAGAACCCGCAGGGGTGGCACCACCAGGATGGACAAACCCGAAGCTCTTGGAGATGCCACCACCACGATggacaaaccccaaacccatgGAGATCCCAACCCCGGACTGCCTGTAGATGCCACCACCACGATGGATCCACCCAAAGCTCTTGGAGATGCCACCACTGAAGCCCCTGGAGATGCCACCACCGTGGTCAAGAGACCCAAGACCCGCAGGGGCGTCACCACCACAATTAATACACCCAAAGCCCATGGAGACCCCAACACTGAAGCCCTTGGAGATGCCACCACCATGGTCAAGAAACCCAGAACCCGCAGGGGTGTCACCACCATGATGGACAAACCCAAGACCCACAGAGACGTCACCACCATGATGGATCCCCCCAAAGCCCTTGGGCACCCCAACACCGAAGCTGTTGGAGATGCCACCACCATGATGGACAAACCCGAAGCCCATGGAGGTCCCACGTCTGAACCCCTTGGAGATGCCACCACCATGATGGACCCCCCCAAAGCTCTTGGAGATGCCACCATCATGGTGAAGAGACCCAAGACCCGCAGAGGGGTCACCACCACGATTAATGCGCCCAAAGCTCTTGCAGAACGCAACACCGAACCCCTTGGAGATGCCACCACCATGATGGACAAACCCAAAGCCCATGGAGATCCCAACGCTGAAACCCTTGGAGATGCCACCACCATGGTCAAGAAACCCAGAACCCGCAGGGGTGTCACCACCACGATGGATCCCCCCAAAGCTCTTGGAGATGCCAAGTCCGAAGCCCTTGGAGGTGCCACCACCATGATGGGCAAACCCAAAGCCCATGGACATCCCAGCACCGAAGCCCTTGGAGGTGCCACCACCATGATGGGCAAACGCAAAGCCCATGGACATCCCAGCACCGAAGCCCTTGGAGATGCCACCACCGTGGTGGATCCACCCAAAGCCCTTGGAGATGCCACCACCATGGTGGGCAAACCCAAAGCCCATGGACATCCCAGCACCGAAGCCCTTGGAGATGCCACCACCATGATGGGCAAACTCAAAGCCCATGGACATCGCAGCACCAAACCCCTTGGAGATGCCACCACCGAAGCCCTTGGAGATGCCACCACCACGATGGATCCCCCCAAAGCCCTTGGAGGTCCCACGTCTGAACCCCTTGGAGATGCCACCACCACGATAgatccccccaacccccccgcgggcgccgccgcccccccgcgGCCGTCCCCCCCGTTCCCCTGCGGCGCCTGCGCCAAGAGCTACCCCACGCTGTCCAAGCTGGCGATCCACGTGCGCGCGCACACCGGCGAGcgccccttcccctgccccgACTGCCCCAAGGCCTTCGCCGACCCCTCGGTGCTGCGCAAGCACCGGCGCGGCCACGCCGGCGTGCGCCCGCACCGCTGCGCCCTGTGCCCCAAGGCCTACGCCGAGCTCAAGGACCTGCGCAACCACCAGCGCGCCCACACCGGCGAGCGGCCCTACCTGTGCGCCGAGTGCGGCAAGAGCTTCGGCCGCTCCTCGTCGCTCTCGtgccaccagcgcatccacgcGCCGCGCAAGCCCTTCGCCTGCGACGTCTGCGGCAAGAGCTTCACGCAGCTCTCGTCCTACCAGAGCCACCGCCGCGTCCACACCGGCGAGCGGCCCTTCCTGTGCCCGCAGTGCGGCCGCATGTTCGCCGACCCCTCCAGCTTCCGGCGGCACCAGCGCGCCCACCAGGGGGTGAAGCCGTACGGGTGCCGCGAGTGCGGGAAGGCCTTCCGGCAGCCGGCGGACTTGGCGCTGCACCGGCGCACGCACACCGGCGAGCGGCCCTGGGCCTGCGGGGACTGCGGCAAGAGCTTCGTGGCCTCGTGGGACCTCAAGCGGCACCGGCTGACCCACGGCGCCGAGCGGCCCTGGCGCTGCCCCGACTGCGGCCGCGGCTTCCGGGAGAGGGGGGCGCTGGGGAAGCACCGGCGCGCGCACTCCGGCGAGCGGCCCTGGGCCTGCGCGAGCTGCGGGAAGGGCTTCGGGGGCAGGGCGGGGCTGCGCAAGCACGAGAGGACGcacggggagggggcggcgggcAAGATGGCCGCCGGAgaggggggggggcgggggggaggaggggggtgGGGGCGTGGCCGCCGGGGGGGTGGTTGGCGGCAATATGGCCGCCGGGCTGGGGCGCAATATGGCCGACGCCGATGTGGCTGGCGCCAATATGGCCGCCAGAGTGGGGCACAATATGGCCGACGCCGATATGGCTGGCGCCAATATGGCCGCCAGAGTGGGGCACAATATGGCTGA
- the LOC135577955 gene encoding mucin-2-like isoform X2 gives MGDGTGGTDGHGDGTGGTDGHGTGGTDGHRDETGGTDGHGTGGTDGHGTGGTDGHGTGGTDGHGDGTGGTDGHGDGTGGTDGHKGLGDPKVEEPGDATSTVDEPKDIGGATTMVAKPKALGDATTEALGDATTSMGPPKALGDATTEVHGDATTMVDLPKALGDATTMVKKHKTRRAVTTMMGKPKALGDATTEAHGDATTVVDPPKALADPKSEPLGDATTVVKRPRTCRGGTTRMDPPKALGDATTTMDPPKALGDATTEPPGDATTAMDPPRPLGDATTVVKRPRTRRGGTTRMDKPEALGDATTTMDKPQTHGDPNPGLPVDATTTMDPPKALGDATTEAPGDATTVVKRPKTRRGVTTTINTPKAHGDPNTEALGDATTMVKKPRTRRGVTTMMDKPKTHRDVTTMMDPPKALGHPNTEAVGDATTMMDKPEAHGGPTSEPLGDATTMMDPPKALGDATIMVKRPKTRRGVTTTINAPKALAERNTEPLGDATTMMDKPKAHGDPNAETLGDATTMVKKPRTRRGVTTTMDPPKALGDAKSEALGDATTVVDPPKALGDATTMVGKPKAHGHPSTEALGDATTMMGKLKAHGHRSTKPLGDATTEALGDATTTMDPPKALGGPTSEPLGDATTTIDPPNPPAGAAAPPRPSPPFPCGACAKSYPTLSKLAIHVRAHTGERPFPCPDCPKAFADPSVLRKHRRGHAGVRPHRCALCPKAYAELKDLRNHQRAHTGERPYLCAECGKSFGRSSSLSCHQRIHAPRKPFACDVCGKSFTQLSSYQSHRRVHTGERPFLCPQCGRMFADPSSFRRHQRAHQGVKPYGCRECGKAFRQPADLALHRRTHTGERPWACGDCGKSFVASWDLKRHRLTHGAERPWRCPDCGRGFRERGALGKHRRAHSGERPWACASCGKGFGGRAGLRKHERTHGEGAAGKMAAGEGGGRGGGGGWGRGRRGGGWRQYGRRAGAQYGRRRCGWRQYGRQSGAQYGRRRYGWRQYGRQSGAQYG, from the exons ATGGGGGACGGAACCGgcgggacagacggacacgggGATGGAACCGGTGGGACAGATGGACATGGAACCGGCGGGACAGATGGACACAGGGATGAAACCGgcgggacagacggacacggaACCGgtgggacagacggacatggaACCGGTGGGACAGATGGACATGGAACTGGTGGGACAGATGGACACGGGGACGGAACCGgcgggacagacggacacgggGATGGAACCGgcgggacagacggacacaaAGGTCTTGGGGATCCCAAGGTGGAAGAGCCTGGAGATGCCACCAGCACGGTGGATGAACCCAAAGATATTGGAGGTGCCACCACCATGGTGGCCAAACCCAAAGCTCTTGGAGATGCCACCACCGAAGCCCTTGGAGATGCCACCACCTCGATGGGTCCACCCAAAGCTCTTGGAGATGCCACCACCGAAGTGCATGGAGATGCCACCACCATGGTGGATCTCCCCAAAGCTCTTGGAGATGCCACCACCATGGTCAAGAAACACAAAACCCGCAGGGCTGTCACAACCATGATGGGCAAACCCAAAGCTCTTGGAGATGCCACCACCGAAGCCCATGGAGATGCCACCACCGTGGTGGACCCACCCAAAGCTCTTGCAGATCCCAAGTCTGAACCCCTTGGAGACGCCACCACCGTGGTCAAGAGACCCAGAACCTGCAGGGGTGGCACCACCAGGATGGACCCACCCAAAGCTCTTGGAGATGCCACCACCACGATGGATCCCCCCAAAGCTCTTGGAGATGCCACCACCGAACCCCCTGGAGATGCCACCACTGCGATGGATCCCCCGAGACCTCTTGGAGACGCCACCACCGTGGTCAAGAGACCCAGAACCCGCAGGGGTGGCACCACCAGGATGGACAAACCCGAAGCTCTTGGAGATGCCACCACCACGATggacaaaccccaaacccatgGAGATCCCAACCCCGGACTGCCTGTAGATGCCACCACCACGATGGATCCACCCAAAGCTCTTGGAGATGCCACCACTGAAGCCCCTGGAGATGCCACCACCGTGGTCAAGAGACCCAAGACCCGCAGGGGCGTCACCACCACAATTAATACACCCAAAGCCCATGGAGACCCCAACACTGAAGCCCTTGGAGATGCCACCACCATGGTCAAGAAACCCAGAACCCGCAGGGGTGTCACCACCATGATGGACAAACCCAAGACCCACAGAGACGTCACCACCATGATGGATCCCCCCAAAGCCCTTGGGCACCCCAACACCGAAGCTGTTGGAGATGCCACCACCATGATGGACAAACCCGAAGCCCATGGAGGTCCCACGTCTGAACCCCTTGGAGATGCCACCACCATGATGGACCCCCCCAAAGCTCTTGGAGATGCCACCATCATGGTGAAGAGACCCAAGACCCGCAGAGGGGTCACCACCACGATTAATGCGCCCAAAGCTCTTGCAGAACGCAACACCGAACCCCTTGGAGATGCCACCACCATGATGGACAAACCCAAAGCCCATGGAGATCCCAACGCTGAAACCCTTGGAGATGCCACCACCATGGTCAAGAAACCCAGAACCCGCAGGGGTGTCACCACCACGATGGATCCCCCCAAAGCTCTTGGAGATGCCAAGTCCGAAGCCCTTGGAG ATGCCACCACCGTGGTGGATCCACCCAAAGCCCTTGGAGATGCCACCACCATGGTGGGCAAACCCAAAGCCCATGGACATCCCAGCACCGAAGCCCTTGGAGATGCCACCACCATGATGGGCAAACTCAAAGCCCATGGACATCGCAGCACCAAACCCCTTGGAGATGCCACCACCGAAGCCCTTGGAGATGCCACCACCACGATGGATCCCCCCAAAGCCCTTGGAGGTCCCACGTCTGAACCCCTTGGAGATGCCACCACCACGATAgatccccccaacccccccgcgggcgccgccgcccccccgcgGCCGTCCCCCCCGTTCCCCTGCGGCGCCTGCGCCAAGAGCTACCCCACGCTGTCCAAGCTGGCGATCCACGTGCGCGCGCACACCGGCGAGcgccccttcccctgccccgACTGCCCCAAGGCCTTCGCCGACCCCTCGGTGCTGCGCAAGCACCGGCGCGGCCACGCCGGCGTGCGCCCGCACCGCTGCGCCCTGTGCCCCAAGGCCTACGCCGAGCTCAAGGACCTGCGCAACCACCAGCGCGCCCACACCGGCGAGCGGCCCTACCTGTGCGCCGAGTGCGGCAAGAGCTTCGGCCGCTCCTCGTCGCTCTCGtgccaccagcgcatccacgcGCCGCGCAAGCCCTTCGCCTGCGACGTCTGCGGCAAGAGCTTCACGCAGCTCTCGTCCTACCAGAGCCACCGCCGCGTCCACACCGGCGAGCGGCCCTTCCTGTGCCCGCAGTGCGGCCGCATGTTCGCCGACCCCTCCAGCTTCCGGCGGCACCAGCGCGCCCACCAGGGGGTGAAGCCGTACGGGTGCCGCGAGTGCGGGAAGGCCTTCCGGCAGCCGGCGGACTTGGCGCTGCACCGGCGCACGCACACCGGCGAGCGGCCCTGGGCCTGCGGGGACTGCGGCAAGAGCTTCGTGGCCTCGTGGGACCTCAAGCGGCACCGGCTGACCCACGGCGCCGAGCGGCCCTGGCGCTGCCCCGACTGCGGCCGCGGCTTCCGGGAGAGGGGGGCGCTGGGGAAGCACCGGCGCGCGCACTCCGGCGAGCGGCCCTGGGCCTGCGCGAGCTGCGGGAAGGGCTTCGGGGGCAGGGCGGGGCTGCGCAAGCACGAGAGGACGcacggggagggggcggcgggcAAGATGGCCGCCGGAgaggggggggggcgggggggaggaggggggtgGGGGCGTGGCCGCCGGGGGGGTGGTTGGCGGCAATATGGCCGCCGGGCTGGGGCGCAATATGGCCGACGCCGATGTGGCTGGCGCCAATATGGCCGCCAGAGTGGGGCACAATATGGCCGACGCCGATATGGCTGGCGCCAATATGGCCGCCAGAGTGGGGCACAATATGGCTGA
- the LOC135577957 gene encoding uncharacterized protein LOC135577957 → MSPSVPQPLPPLSPSVPKPLQTLSPRVPIVPKPHHPTVPKPLQPLSPIVPKPLQPLSPSVPQPFQPLSPSVPKPLQPLSPSVPQPFQPLSPSVPKPLQTLSPSVPEPLPPLSPSVPTVPHPPAPPCPYSVSPHDVSLLPSGAPPGLPALRAALSRASPVLRALLRGPFAERARAAVPLRRCPRRALLLLLHFAHGCRGAPCPRMAPPLAPALVGAAVALARRFLLPGFEARAAALLAGTAATGHPERRHAAAPEPGDPHPPLTPEPGAPHPPLTPNPITPLTPEPGDPHPPLTPEPGAPHPPLTPEPGAPHPPLTPEPGDPHPPLTPNPITPLTPDPSAPLTPKPSNPPQCPPSIPVVPKPFQPTSVSPSVPVVPKPHHPIVPKPPQPTSVSPSVPIVPKPHHSIVPKPLQPTSMSPSIPVVPKPFQPISTSPSVPIVPKPHHPIVPQPPQPPSVSPSVPIVPKPHHPIVPKPHHPIVPQPPQPPSVSPSVPVVPQPPPTPLTVPQRPRCPPRPPRCPRCPRCPCGRWPSAGAASPWAPALPPPLSPGTW, encoded by the coding sequence atgtccccaagtgtcccccaaCCCCTCCCACCcttgtccccaagtgtccccaaacccctccaGACCTtgtccccacgtgtccccattgtccccaaaccccatcaccccactgtccccaagcccctccAACCcttgtcccccattgtccccaagccCCTCCAACCcttgtccccaagtgtcccccaaCCCTTCCAACCcttgtccccaagtgtccccaaacccctccaacccttgtccccaagtgtcccccaaCCCTTCCAACCcttgtccccaagtgtccccaaacccctccagaccttgtccccaagtgtccccgaGCCCCTCCCACCcttgtcccccagtgtccccactgtcccccacccccccgcccccccctgCCCGTACTCCGTGTCCCCCCACGAcgtgtccctgctgccctcGGGCGCCCCCCCCGGGCTCCCGGCGCTGCGTGCGGCGCTGAGCCGCGCGTCGCCGGTGCTGCGGGCGCTGCTGCGCGGCCCGTTCGCCGAGCGCGCCCGCGCGGCCGTGCCGCTGCGCCGCTGCCCCCGCCgcgcgctgctgctgctgctgcacttcGCCCACGGCTGCCGCGGCGCGCCCTGCCCCCGCATGGCCCCCCCGCTGGCCCCCGCGCTCGTGGGCGCCGCCGTGGCGCTGGCGCGGCGCTTCCTGCTGCCCGGCTTCGAGGCGCGCGCCGCCGCGCTGCTGGCCGGCACGGCCGCCACGGGGCACCCCGAGCGCCGGCACGCGGCCGCCCCGGAGCCCGGCGACCCCCATCCCCCACTGACCCCGGAGCCCGGTGCCCCCCATCCCCCACTGACCCCAAACCCCATCACCCCATTGACCCCGGAGCCCGGCGACCCCCATCCCCCGCTGACCCCGGAGCCCGGCGCCCCCCATCCCCCACTCACCCCGGAGCCCGGCGCCCCCCATCCCCCGCTGACCCCGGAGCCCGGCGACCCCCATCCCCCACTGACCCCAAACCCCAtcaccccattgaccccagacCCCAGCGCCCCATTGACCCCAAAGCCCTCCAACCCACCTCAATGTCCCCCAAGCATCCCTGTTGTCCCCAAACCCTTCCAACCCACCTCAGTATCCCCAagtgtccccgttgtccccaaaccccatcaccccattgtccccaaaccCCCGCAACCCAcctcagtgtccccaagtgtccccattgtccccaaaccccatcactccattgtccccaaacccctccaACCCACCTCAATGTCCCCAAGCATCCCTGTTGTCCCGAAACCCTTCCAACCCATCTCAacgtccccaagtgtccccattgtccccaaaccccatcaccccattgtcccccaacccccccaacccccctcagtgtccccaagcGTCCCCATTGTTCCCAAACCCCATCACCCCATTGTTCCCAAACCCCAtcaccccattgtcccccaacccccccaacccccctcagtgtccccaagcgtccccgttgtcccccaaccccccccaacccccctcACCGTCCCCCAGCGTCCCCGTTGtcccccgcgcccgccgcgctgtccccgctgtccccggtGTCCCTGTGGGCGCTGGCCGAGCGCTGGGGCTGCGTCCCCTTGGGCGcccgcgctgccgccgccctTGTCGCCGGGGACGTGGTGA